One part of the Solanum dulcamara chromosome 8, daSolDulc1.2, whole genome shotgun sequence genome encodes these proteins:
- the LOC129901550 gene encoding uncharacterized protein LOC129901550, with amino-acid sequence MAYDLRKRTEPPYGRSATTAPPPPSHHHPMYGQPSSLYPRVGQHSVVNLPGRFHPTSSPSSTSGIGIRVAIKPEYRITPPPPLVPQVGDIPRCTIHFDFDLEKKILVEAEKETQNWSRLGLDNLPSRRSDQASMASSGDPVMNKYIALGLNREAVPLAVANYGDNPTKVKEFADGYTRLKEMGFSSNSAADALLMNDNDTNKAIPYLLNNPSY; translated from the exons ATGGCATATGATCTCAGGAAAAGAACGGAACCGCCTTACGGCCGGTCGGCAACCACTGCTCCTCCTCCTCCCAGCCATCATCATCCGATGTACGGTCAACCTTCCAGCCTTTACCCTCGGGTCGGCCAACACTCCGTCGTAAACCTCCCCGGGCGTTTTCATCCCACCTCTTCACCATCGTCCACTT CCGGAATCGGCATCAGAGTTGCTATAAAACCAGAATATCGGATTACGCCTCCG CCTCCATTGGTCCCACAAGTAGGAGACATTCCTCGATGCACAATTCACTTTGATTTTGACCTTGAGAAGAAGATTTTAGTTGAAGCAGAAAAGGAAACCCAAAACTGGAGCAGGCTAGGTCTGGACAATCTTCCATCCAGAAGGTCAGACCAAGCTTCTATG GCATCCTCTGGAGATCCTGTTATGAACAAATACATTGCATTGGGTCTCAACAGAGAGGCTGTGCCTCTTGCAGTTGCAAATTATGGAGACAATCCAACCAAG GTCAAAGAATTTGCTGACGGTTATACTCGCTTGAAAGAAATGGGATTCTCATCAAATAGTGCTGCAGATGCCTTGCTAATGAATGACAATGACACAAACAAGGCAATCCCATATTTGCTAAACAATCCATCTTACTAA